One window of the Candidatus Hydrogenedentota bacterium genome contains the following:
- the rsmD gene encoding 16S rRNA (guanine(966)-N(2))-methyltransferase RsmD gives MRIVAGSLKGRRLLTPQNKLIRPTSDRVRENLFNILGVRVIDTHFLDLYSGVGACGIEALSRGAAHATFIDNAPEALKLVRRNLEKCDVAIQAMVIQAHLPDGLPRSMPPFSIIFADPPYADDQQERLLEAIAERNLLLPDGRIIIESGRRDPLPEQAACYRRVDQRIYGESCLSFFA, from the coding sequence ATGCGTATTGTTGCCGGCTCCTTAAAAGGAAGGCGTCTATTGACGCCGCAAAATAAATTGATACGCCCTACTTCCGACCGTGTCCGAGAGAACTTATTTAATATTTTGGGCGTCCGGGTTATAGACACCCATTTTTTGGATTTATATAGCGGTGTCGGTGCTTGCGGTATTGAAGCCTTGAGCCGTGGCGCCGCTCACGCGACCTTCATCGATAATGCGCCGGAAGCCTTGAAGTTGGTGCGGAGAAATTTGGAAAAGTGCGATGTCGCCATACAAGCCATGGTGATTCAAGCCCATTTACCTGACGGGCTTCCCCGTTCCATGCCGCCTTTTTCCATCATCTTTGCAGATCCGCCCTATGCCGATGATCAACAGGAACGCTTGCTGGAAGCGATTGCAGAACGGAACTTATTGCTTCCCGACGGCAGGATCATTATAGAAAGCGGACGCCGTGATCCCTTGCCGGAGCAGGCAGCGTGCTATCGACGTGTTGATCAGCGTATCTATGGAGAAAGTTGTCTTTCTTTTTTTGCTTGA
- the nrdR gene encoding transcriptional repressor NrdR, translated as MRCPFCSFEDSKVVDSRVSKDGEATRRRRECIHCARRFTTYERIEEVAQMVVKKDGRRENFDRWKLKAGIMKAVQKRAVSVEQVDALINDIERELFNGGEREVSTELLGEAVVNRLRQLDEVAYVRFASVYREFRDVSEFMSELQGMMPRSGKTRGTGKTGRPVIRREQ; from the coding sequence ATGCGGTGTCCCTTTTGCTCTTTTGAGGACAGCAAAGTAGTTGATTCACGTGTATCGAAAGATGGTGAAGCAACCCGTCGTCGTCGTGAATGTATCCACTGTGCACGCCGCTTTACGACCTATGAACGTATCGAAGAAGTGGCGCAAATGGTCGTGAAAAAGGACGGGCGCAGAGAGAATTTCGACCGCTGGAAATTAAAAGCGGGCATTATGAAGGCTGTTCAAAAGCGCGCTGTCAGTGTTGAACAGGTGGACGCCCTAATTAACGACATTGAACGGGAGCTTTTTAACGGCGGCGAACGTGAAGTATCGACGGAGCTCTTGGGCGAAGCAGTCGTCAATCGGCTCAGACAGCTTGATGAAGTGGCGTACGTACGCTTTGCGTCTGTCTATCGTGAGTTTCGCGATGTAAGCGAATTTATGTCGGAGTTGCAGGGGATGATGCCTCGTTCCGGTAAAACACGTGGTACCGGGAAAACGGGTCGTCCAGTGATTCGGCGAGAGCAATAA